The following proteins are co-located in the Escherichia fergusonii ATCC 35469 genome:
- the ppiB gene encoding peptidylprolyl isomerase B, which yields MVTFHTNHGDIVIKTFDDKAPETVKNFLDYCREGFYNNTIFHRVINGFMIQGGGFEPGMKQKATKEPIKNEANNGLKNTRGTLAMARTQAPHSATAQFFINVVDNDFLNFSGESLQGWGYCVFAEVVEGMDVVDKIKGVATGRSGMHQDVPKEDVIIESVTVSE from the coding sequence ATGGTTACTTTCCACACCAATCACGGCGATATTGTCATCAAAACTTTTGACGATAAAGCACCTGAAACAGTTAAAAACTTCCTGGACTACTGCCGCGAAGGTTTTTACAACAACACCATTTTCCACCGTGTTATCAACGGCTTTATGATTCAGGGCGGCGGTTTTGAGCCAGGCATGAAGCAAAAAGCCACCAAAGAACCGATCAAAAACGAAGCCAACAACGGTCTGAAAAACACCCGCGGTACGCTGGCAATGGCCCGTACTCAGGCACCGCACTCTGCAACTGCACAGTTCTTCATCAACGTGGTTGATAACGACTTCCTGAACTTCTCTGGCGAAAGCCTGCAAGGTTGGGGTTACTGCGTGTTTGCTGAAGTGGTTGAAGGCATGGACGTGGTTGACAAAATCAAAGGTGTAGCAACCGGTCGTAGCGGTATGCACCAGGACGTGCCAAAAGAAGACGTTATCATTGAAAGCGTGACCGTTAGCGAGTAA
- a CDS encoding DUF2877 domain-containing protein has protein sequence MHPLLASRSAPDYRQSWRLAGIWRRAINLLTESGELLTLHRQGSGFGPGGWVLRRAQFDALCGGLCGNERPQVVAQGIRLGRFTVKQPQRYCLLRITPPAHPQPLAATWMQRAEETGLFGPLALAASDPLPAELRQFRHCFQAALNGIKTDWRHWLGKGPGLTPSHDDTLTGMLLAAWYYGALDACSGRPFFACSNNLQLVTTAVSVSYLRYAAHGYFASPLLHFIHALSCPKRTAVAIDSLLALGHTSGADTLLGFWLGQQLLQGTP, from the coding sequence ATCCATCCTCTGCTTGCCAGCCGTAGTGCACCAGACTATCGCCAGTCCTGGCGGTTAGCGGGCATCTGGCGGCGAGCGATTAATCTGCTGACGGAAAGTGGCGAACTGTTAACGCTACATCGTCAGGGAAGTGGTTTCGGCCCCGGAGGATGGGTGCTTCGCCGCGCGCAATTCGATGCGTTATGCGGTGGATTATGCGGCAATGAACGACCACAGGTTGTAGCTCAAGGGATTCGCCTCGGGCGTTTCACGGTTAAACAGCCACAGCGTTATTGTTTGCTACGTATTACGCCGCCTGCGCATCCTCAACCGCTTGCAGCTACATGGATGCAACGCGCGGAGGAAACCGGGCTTTTTGGGCCACTGGCGTTGGCGGCAAGCGATCCGCTGCCTGCTGAATTACGCCAGTTTCGTCACTGTTTTCAGGCCGCGCTCAATGGCATTAAGACCGACTGGCGGCACTGGCTGGGTAAAGGCCCCGGATTAACGCCGAGTCATGATGATACGCTGACCGGAATGCTGCTGGCGGCCTGGTATTATGGCGCTTTAGATGCGTGCTCCGGTCGCCCGTTTTTTGCCTGTTCCAACAATCTTCAACTCGTTACCACAGCGGTGAGCGTTAGTTATTTGCGTTACGCCGCGCACGGCTATTTCGCCTCGCCACTCCTGCACTTTATTCATGCTCTGAGTTGCCCGAAACGTACTGCTGTGGCGATTGATTCGCTGCTGGCGCTGGGGCATACGTCAGGGGCCGATACGCTGCTGGGGTTCTGGCTTGGTCAACAATTATTACAAGGAACACCATGA
- the mnmH gene encoding tRNA 2-selenouridine(34) synthase MnmH, which produces MQERHTEQDYRALLIADTPIIDVRAPVEFEQGAMPAAINLPLMNNDERAAVGTCYKQQGSDAALALGHKLVAGEIRQQRMDAWRAACLQNPQGILCCARGGQRSHIVQRWLHEAGIDYPLVEGGYKALRQTAIQATIELAQKPIVLIGGCTGCGKTLLVQQQPNGVDLEGLARHRGSAFGRTLQPQLSQASFENLLAAEMLKTDARQELRLWVLEDESRMIGSNHLPECLRERMTQAAIAVVEDPFEIRLERLNEEYFLRMHHDFIHAYGDEQGWQEYCEYLHHGLSAIKRRLGLQRYNELATRLDAALTTQLATGSTDGHLAWLVPLLEEYYDPMYRYQLEKKAEKVVFRGEWAEVAEWVKAQ; this is translated from the coding sequence ATGCAAGAGAGACACACGGAGCAGGACTATCGTGCCCTGCTGATTGCTGATACGCCCATTATTGATGTTCGCGCCCCTGTCGAGTTTGAGCAAGGCGCAATGCCCGCCGCTATTAATCTGCCGTTAATGAATAATGATGAACGCGCCGCAGTTGGCACCTGCTATAAACAGCAAGGCTCAGATGCAGCGCTGGCGCTGGGGCATAAACTGGTGGCGGGTGAAATTCGTCAGCAGCGCATGGATGCCTGGCGGGCAGCGTGCCTGCAAAATCCGCAAGGTATTCTCTGCTGCGCCCGTGGCGGCCAACGTTCGCATATTGTGCAACGCTGGCTGCATGAAGCGGGGATTGATTATCCGCTAGTGGAAGGCGGTTATAAGGCACTGCGCCAGACAGCGATTCAGGCGACCATTGAACTGGCACAAAAACCGATAGTGCTGATTGGCGGTTGTACCGGCTGCGGTAAAACGCTGTTAGTGCAACAACAGCCGAACGGTGTTGATCTGGAAGGGCTGGCGCGTCATCGCGGTTCGGCGTTTGGTCGCACGTTGCAACCGCAACTTAGCCAGGCGAGTTTTGAAAATCTGCTGGCTGCCGAAATGCTAAAAACCGACGCCCGTCAGGAGCTACGGCTGTGGGTGCTGGAAGATGAAAGCCGGATGATCGGTTCGAATCACCTGCCGGAATGCCTGCGCGAGCGAATGACTCAGGCGGCGATTGCGGTGGTAGAAGATCCGTTTGAGATCCGTCTTGAACGCCTGAACGAAGAGTATTTCTTGCGTATGCATCATGATTTTATCCATGCGTACGGCGACGAACAGGGCTGGCAGGAGTATTGCGAATACCTGCATCACGGACTTTCGGCGATTAAGCGTCGGCTGGGGCTACAACGCTATAACGAACTGGCTACAAGGCTGGATGCGGCGCTGACAACGCAACTCGCAACCGGTAGCACCGACGGTCATCTGGCCTGGCTGGTGCCGTTACTTGAAGAATATTACGACCCGATGTATCGCTATCAGCTTGAGAAAAAAGCGGAAAAAGTTGTCTTTCGCGGTGAGTGGGCAGAAGTGGCGGAGTGGGTTAAGGCGCAGTGA
- the ybbP gene encoding putative ABC transporter permease subunit YbbP produces the protein MIARWFWREWRSPSLLIVWLALSLAVACVLALGNISDRMEKGLSQQSREFMAGDRALRSSREVPQAWLEEAQKRGLKVGKQLTFATMTFAGDTPQLANVKAVDDIYPMYGDLQTNPPGLKPQAGSVLLAPRLMALLNLKTGDTIDVGDATLRIAGEVIQEPDSGFNPFQMAPRLMMNLTDVDKTGAVQPGSRVTWRYKFGGSENQLDGYEKWLLPQLKPEQRWYGLEQDEGALGRSMERSQQFLLLSALLTLLLAVAAVAVAMNHYCRSRYDLVAILKTLGAGRAQLRKLIVGQWLMVLVLSAVTGGAIGLLFENVLMVLLKPVLPAALPPASLWPWLWAFGTMTVISLLVGLRPYRLLLATQPLRVLRNDVVANVWPLKFYLPIVSVVVVLLLAGLMGGSMLLWAVLAGAVVLALLCGVLGWMLLNVLRRMTLKSLPLRLAVSRLLRQPWSTLSQLSAFSLSFMLLALLLVLRGDLLDRWQQQLPPESPNYFLINIATEQVTPLKAFLAEHQIVPESFYPVVRARLTAINDKPTEGNEDEALNRELNLTWQNTRPDHNPIVAGNWPPKADEVSMEEGLAKRLNVALGDTVTFMGDTQEFRAKVTSLRKVDWESLRPNFYFIFPEGALDGQPQSWLTSFRWENGNGMLTQLNRQFPTISLLDIGAILKQVGQVLEQVSRALEVMVVLVTACGMLLLLAQVQVGMRQRHQELVVWRTLGAGKKLLRTTLWCEFAMLGFVSGLVAAIGAETALAVLQSKVFDFPWEPDWRLWIVLPCSGALLLSLCGGWLGARLVKGKALFRQFAG, from the coding sequence ATGATTGCACGTTGGTTCTGGCGCGAATGGCGCTCGCCGTCGCTGTTAATTGTCTGGCTGGCGCTAAGCCTGGCGGTGGCCTGCGTGCTGGCGCTGGGCAATATCAGCGATCGCATGGAGAAGGGCTTAAGCCAGCAAAGCCGTGAGTTTATGGCGGGCGATCGGGCGTTGCGCAGTTCGCGCGAAGTGCCGCAAGCATGGCTGGAGGAAGCGCAAAAGCGCGGCCTGAAAGTCGGCAAGCAGCTGACTTTCGCCACCATGACCTTTGCAGGCGACACGCCGCAACTGGCGAACGTCAAAGCGGTGGATGATATCTACCCGATGTATGGCGATCTGCAAACTAATCCCCCTGGCCTGAAACCGCAGGCGGGCAGCGTATTGCTGGCCCCACGCCTGATGGCACTGCTTAACCTGAAAACGGGCGACACCATTGACGTGGGCGATGCCACCTTGCGGATTGCCGGAGAAGTGATTCAGGAACCGGATTCCGGTTTTAACCCCTTCCAGATGGCCCCGCGTCTGATGATGAATCTGACGGATGTCGATAAAACCGGAGCCGTGCAACCGGGAAGTCGGGTCACCTGGCGCTATAAATTCGGCGGCAGCGAGAACCAGCTCGACGGCTATGAGAAATGGTTGTTACCCCAGCTTAAACCCGAACAACGCTGGTACGGTCTGGAACAGGACGAAGGCGCGCTGGGGCGCTCAATGGAACGCTCGCAACAGTTCCTGCTGCTTTCGGCGCTTCTGACCTTGCTGCTGGCGGTGGCGGCGGTCGCGGTGGCGATGAATCATTACTGTCGCAGTCGCTACGACTTGGTGGCGATCCTCAAAACGCTGGGAGCAGGGCGAGCGCAATTGCGTAAGTTAATTGTCGGTCAGTGGTTGATGGTGCTGGTACTTTCAGCCGTTACCGGCGGGGCTATAGGTCTGTTGTTCGAAAACGTGTTGATGGTGCTGCTCAAGCCAGTGCTACCTGCCGCTTTACCTCCTGCCAGCCTCTGGCCGTGGTTGTGGGCGTTCGGCACCATGACGGTCATCTCGCTGCTGGTGGGGCTACGACCGTACCGCTTGTTGCTGGCAACGCAGCCTTTACGCGTATTACGAAATGATGTGGTAGCGAACGTCTGGCCGCTGAAGTTTTATCTGCCGATTGTCAGTGTGGTGGTTGTGCTGCTGCTCGCCGGATTAATGGGCGGCAGTATGCTGCTCTGGGCGGTGCTGGCGGGCGCGGTAGTACTGGCTTTGCTGTGCGGTGTGCTGGGCTGGATGCTGCTGAATGTACTTCGCCGCATGACGCTGAAATCGCTACCTCTGCGCCTGGCGGTTAGCCGCCTGTTACGTCAGCCGTGGTCAACGTTAAGCCAGCTTTCGGCATTTTCGCTCTCCTTTATGCTGCTGGCACTGTTGCTGGTGTTGCGTGGCGATCTGCTCGACCGCTGGCAACAGCAGCTACCGCCAGAAAGCCCGAACTACTTTTTAATCAACATCGCCACAGAACAGGTTACGCCGCTAAAAGCGTTCCTCGCGGAACATCAAATAGTCCCGGAATCGTTTTATCCGGTGGTGCGGGCGCGGCTGACGGCGATTAACGACAAGCCGACAGAAGGCAATGAAGATGAGGCGCTTAACCGCGAACTCAATCTTACCTGGCAAAATACGCGGCCCGATCATAATCCGATTGTCGCCGGTAACTGGCCGCCAAAAGCCGATGAAGTGTCGATGGAAGAGGGGCTGGCGAAACGCTTAAACGTTGCCCTCGGCGATACTGTGACTTTTATGGGCGATACCCAGGAGTTCCGCGCTAAAGTGACCAGCCTGCGCAAAGTTGACTGGGAAAGTCTGCGGCCTAATTTCTATTTTATTTTCCCGGAAGGGGCATTAGACGGGCAGCCGCAGAGCTGGCTAACCAGTTTCCGCTGGGAGAATGGCAACGGTATGTTGACGCAACTCAACCGCCAGTTCCCGACCATTAGCCTGTTAGACATTGGTGCGATTTTAAAACAGGTCGGTCAGGTGCTGGAGCAGGTAAGTCGGGCGCTGGAAGTGATGGTGGTGCTGGTCACCGCCTGCGGCATGTTGCTGTTGCTGGCGCAGGTGCAGGTGGGAATGCGTCAGCGTCATCAGGAGCTGGTGGTGTGGCGCACACTCGGTGCGGGGAAAAAGCTGCTGCGCACGACATTGTGGTGTGAGTTCGCCATGCTCGGGTTTGTATCCGGCCTGGTGGCCGCAATCGGTGCGGAAACGGCGCTGGCGGTACTGCAATCAAAAGTGTTTGATTTCCCGTGGGAGCCAGACTGGCGATTGTGGATTGTGTTGCCGTGTAGCGGTGCGCTGCTGCTGTCGCTTTGTGGCGGCTGGCTGGGCGCGCGACTGGTTAAGGGTAAGGCGCTGTTCAGGCAGTTTGCGGGGTGA
- a CDS encoding carbamate kinase: MKTLVVALGGNALLQRGEALTAENQYRNIASAVPALARLARAYRLAIVHGNGPQVGLLALQNLAWKEVEPYPLDVLVAESQGMIGYMLAQSLSAQPQMPPVTTVLTRIEVSPDDPAFLQPEKFIGPVYQPEEQEALETAYGWQMKRDGKYLRRVVASPQPRKILDSEAIELLLKEGHVVICSGGGGVPVTDDGAGSEAVIDKDLAAALLAEQINADGLVILTDADAVYENWGTPQQRAIRHATPDELAPFAKADGAMGPKVTAVSGYVRSRGKPAWIGALSRIEETLAGEAGTCISL, encoded by the coding sequence ATGAAAACACTGGTTGTAGCTCTTGGGGGCAATGCCTTACTCCAGCGCGGTGAGGCGCTGACGGCAGAGAATCAATATCGCAATATTGCCAGTGCTGTTCCCGCGCTGGCGCGCCTGGCGCGTGCTTATCGACTGGCGATTGTTCACGGCAACGGGCCACAGGTGGGGCTGCTGGCGTTACAGAATCTGGCGTGGAAAGAGGTAGAACCGTATCCGCTGGATGTGCTGGTGGCGGAAAGCCAGGGGATGATTGGCTATATGCTGGCGCAGAGCTTGAGCGCACAGCCGCAGATGCCGCCTGTCACGACGGTGCTGACGCGCATTGAAGTTTCGCCTGATGATCCGGCGTTTTTGCAGCCAGAGAAGTTTATCGGCCCGGTTTATCAGCCAGAAGAACAAGAGGCACTGGAAACGGCTTACGGCTGGCAAATGAAGCGTGATGGCAAATATTTACGCCGGGTGGTGGCATCTCCCCAGCCTCGTAAAATTCTCGACAGCGAAGCCATCGAGTTGTTGCTCAAAGAGGGGCATGTGGTGATTTGCAGTGGCGGCGGCGGTGTTCCGGTGACGGATGACGGAGCAGGGAGTGAAGCGGTGATTGATAAAGATCTCGCCGCGGCGTTGCTTGCCGAGCAGATTAATGCCGATGGACTGGTGATCCTCACCGATGCTGACGCGGTATATGAAAACTGGGGAACGCCGCAGCAACGTGCCATTCGCCATGCCACACCGGATGAGTTAGCGCCATTTGCCAAAGCCGATGGGGCGATGGGACCGAAGGTAACGGCGGTAAGTGGCTATGTCAGAAGCCGTGGTAAACCTGCGTGGATTGGGGCGTTATCGCGGATTGAAGAGACGCTGGCGGGCGAAGCGGGGACCTGTATTTCGCTTTAG
- the purE gene encoding 5-(carboxyamino)imidazole ribonucleotide mutase — MSSRNNPARVAIVMGSKSDWATMQFAAEIFEILNVPHHVEVVSAHRTPDKLFSFAESAEANGYQVIIAGAGGAAHLPGMIAAKTLVPVLGVPVQSAALSGVDSLYSIVQMPRGIPVGTLAIGKAGAANAALLAAQILATHDKELHQRLNDWRKAQTDEVLENPDPRGAA; from the coding sequence ATGTCTTCCCGCAATAATCCGGCGCGTGTCGCCATCGTGATGGGGTCCAAAAGCGACTGGGCTACCATGCAGTTCGCCGCCGAAATCTTCGAAATCCTGAATGTCCCGCACCACGTTGAAGTGGTTTCTGCTCACCGCACCCCCGATAAACTGTTCAGCTTCGCCGAAAGTGCCGAAGCGAACGGTTATCAGGTGATTATTGCGGGCGCAGGCGGCGCAGCGCACCTGCCGGGCATGATTGCCGCCAAAACGCTGGTGCCAGTGCTGGGTGTGCCAGTACAGAGCGCCGCACTGAGCGGTGTCGATAGCCTCTACTCCATCGTACAAATGCCGCGCGGCATTCCGGTGGGTACGCTGGCGATTGGTAAAGCTGGCGCGGCAAACGCGGCGTTACTGGCAGCACAAATTCTTGCGACTCATGATAAAGAACTGCACCAGCGTCTGAATGACTGGCGCAAAGCACAAACTGATGAAGTGCTGGAAAACCCGGACCCGCGAGGTGCGGCATGA
- the lpxH gene encoding UDP-2,3-diacylglucosamine diphosphatase, with product MATLFIADLHLCVEEPAITAGFLRFLAGEARKADALYILGDLFEAWIGDDDPNPLHRQMAAAIKAVSDSGVPCYFIHGNRDFLLGKRFARESGMTLLPEEKVLELYGRRVLIMHGDTLCTDDIGYQAFRAKVHKPWLQTLFLALPLFVRKRIAARMRANSKEANSSKSLAIMDVNQNAVVSAMEKHQVQWLIHGHTHRPAVHELIANQQPAFRVVLGAWHTEGSMVKVTADDVELIHFPF from the coding sequence GTGGCGACACTCTTTATTGCAGATCTTCATCTCTGCGTGGAAGAACCGGCGATCACCGCCGGTTTTCTGCGTTTTTTAGCGGGGGAAGCCCGCAAGGCCGACGCGCTGTATATTCTTGGCGATCTGTTTGAAGCATGGATTGGCGATGACGATCCCAACCCACTCCATCGCCAGATGGCCGCAGCGATCAAAGCGGTATCCGATTCCGGCGTTCCCTGTTATTTCATTCATGGCAACCGTGATTTTCTGCTTGGCAAACGCTTTGCCCGTGAGAGTGGCATGACGTTATTGCCGGAAGAAAAAGTGCTCGAACTTTATGGTCGCCGGGTGTTGATTATGCATGGCGACACGCTGTGCACCGATGACATCGGTTATCAGGCATTTCGCGCCAAAGTCCACAAGCCGTGGCTGCAAACGCTATTCCTCGCCCTGCCGTTGTTTGTGCGCAAACGCATTGCCGCGCGAATGCGAGCGAACAGCAAAGAAGCCAACAGCAGTAAATCGCTGGCGATCATGGACGTTAACCAAAACGCGGTGGTTAGTGCGATGGAAAAACATCAGGTGCAATGGTTGATTCACGGGCATACCCATCGCCCGGCGGTGCATGAACTTATCGCCAATCAGCAACCTGCTTTCCGCGTCGTGCTGGGTGCCTGGCATACGGAAGGTTCAATGGTGAAAGTCACGGCGGATGACGTTGAATTAATCCATTTTCCCTTCTAA